TCTAAATCAGATTATTAACTAAGAATTTATAATTCATGAGTATTATACATTAATTTTAATTTAAATTCAATAAATAGCAAAATTGCATAAATATTCTTTCAGTTTAGTTAAGGATAAAATGCATTTTATTAGGAGGGGAATAAAGAGATTAGAGAGAAAAAAGACAAAAAAATAACCGCACTTTAAAGCGCGGTTATATAGGATTCTGAACAGTTCAGTTGAGATTATTCAACACCAACCATTACAGAGGTTGCTTTGATAATCGCATATGCTTCTTTACCAACTGCTAAACCTAATTCTTTTACTGCATCGATAGAGATGGTAGAAGAAATTACGTTACCGTTACCGATATCAATGTGTACGATTGCGTTCACAGAACCAGTTTCGATTGATTTTACAGTACCTTTAAGTTGATTTCTTGCGCTAATTTTCATTAAGCATTTCCTTATGTTTGAGTTAAAAAGAGTAAGTATTATATAGGTAAATATATAAGTTGAAAATACTACTTAATAGGTGATAACCCTTTTAAGATTTGTTCGGCATTTTCTTTGCTTAACACGTAATCGTAATATTTTTTATAGAAGGCTTGCGTTTTTTCTACCATGTTTAAATCTTTAAATTGCTCTGGATGGAAGAGTTGAGCCGCCCAGAGAATTTGTAAAGCTTCTTCTGCACTGTAGCGATCCCATGGGAACGTGCCGGTTGGGTTGGCATAAATACGATTATTTTTGACCGCACTTATTGATTGCCATGCTGGGTCAGCTTTAATTTTTTCGATTGCTGCTTGCGCTTTATTACCGCTGCTGCCGATAATAATGACATCTGGATTCGCCTGAATAATGCTTTCTACGGTGACGGTCACCATATTGGCTTCATCGGGTAATACACTTTTACCGCCAGCTAATTTAATCCATTCACCAATCATCGATTTTCCGCCATCAATCATAAACAAATCAGAGCCTTTAGTGATATGTAACACGGTTGGGCGTTGTTCATCTTTTAAGCCTTTAAGACGGCTTTCTACAAATTGAATGTTGCCTTCTAATTCTTTGATATAGTTTTCTGCGATTTCAGGGGCTTTATCACCTAACACTTCAGCCGTGATGCGTACGGTTTTTTTCAAACCATCAAAATCTTGGAAACTTACACGCACGCCTTTCAAGGCGGCTTGTTCCACTTCAGTTAACATGGATTTTTTCGAGAGCAATACTGCATCTGGTTTATGACTTAACAGTTCTTCCGTTTGAATGGTTTCACCATTGGTTAATACCGGTACATTTTTGATATTTGGATATACTTCGCTATACCAAGGATTGGCTGCGATAGATGTGGTCGTGCCAACCAGTTTATTGGCGCCGCCTAATAGTAAGACAATTTGGTTATTCGCATGCCAAAGATCAGCAACACGTTGAACGTTGTCTGGTAGTTCGATTTTATTTCCTTCAACATCCGTGATAACTTTCGCTTGCAGCGGTAGGGCAAAACAGGCAGCAAGAGAAAGGGCAATCAAGCCTTTTTTTAGAGAATGTTTCAACATATGAATTTCCTTCTAGTGGTTTTATAAATGAGTTATCGCACAAATTTGGCGTTGTAGTGCAGGTACATCAACTAAGCGCAAATCGGTTTGATAAAGTGCTTTTAAATTAGCTTCAGTAATAATTTCTGGTGCGGTGCCTGTTTGTAATTTGCCGTGTTCATTTAATATGGTTACGCGGCTATGGGGCAGGGCACTATGCAACAACATCGGATGATCGGGGTTATGTGTTGTCATTATTATGGTAAAGCCTTGCAATGAGAGCTCTTTGATTAGGCTTAAGGTTTTAAACACATTACCGTAATCTAATGCCGAAGTGGGTTCATCAAACAAAATCAGTTGAGGTTGTTGCACCAAAATACGGGCAAGATTGACTAGTTGTTTTTCACCACCACTCATTTGCATATAAATTCTGTTAGCAAAATGACTGATACCCAGTTTATTTAAGGCTTCATCAACCAAGGCAAAATCCGCTTCATTTGGCTTATCAAGCACACCTAAATGCGCAGCACGACCAAGCACCACATAATCACGTACACGATATTGATAGGTTTGTGGGCTATGTTGCGAGACATAAGCAATTTTTTGAGCAATTTGTTTACTGCTCATGTCGCTTAATTTGCAATTATCTAGCAAAATCTGACCGCTCTTTGGTTTCAAAAGCCCCGCGATACAGTTTAATAACGTTGATTTGCCACGACCGTTGGCTCCAAGAATCGTCAGTAATTCGCCTTTTTGTAAGGTTAAATCAATGCCATTGAGTAGAGAATGTTCAACATTGTGCCAGTAATACAGATTATCAATTTTCAGCATTAGTCCACCACCTTTTGTTTAATCAGAACCCAAGCAAAGAATGGCGCACCGATAAAACCGGTGAGAATGCCGAGTGGAATTTCTTGAATGTATAAATTGCGGGCGAGAGTGTCGATAACGAGCAAGAAAATCGCACCGATAAGTCCGGCTAGCGGTAAACTTTTGACATTGTTATCACCAATGAAAAGACGTGCTAAATGCGGAATCACTAAACCAAGCCAACCAATTGTCCCGCTTAAGCAAACCGATGAAGCCGTCAGCAACGTGGCACAAACCACCATTAATCCACGCTCTAATCGAATATTTGCCCCAATTAATTTTGCCTCACGATCCCCCAATGAAAG
This portion of the Haemophilus parainfluenzae T3T1 genome encodes:
- a CDS encoding TOBE domain-containing protein, with the protein product MKISARNQLKGTVKSIETGSVNAIVHIDIGNGNVISSTISIDAVKELGLAVGKEAYAIIKATSVMVGVE
- a CDS encoding ABC transporter ATP-binding protein, translating into MLKIDNLYYWHNVEHSLLNGIDLTLQKGELLTILGANGRGKSTLLNCIAGLLKPKSGQILLDNCKLSDMSSKQIAQKIAYVSQHSPQTYQYRVRDYVVLGRAAHLGVLDKPNEADFALVDEALNKLGISHFANRIYMQMSGGEKQLVNLARILVQQPQLILFDEPTSALDYGNVFKTLSLIKELSLQGFTIIMTTHNPDHPMLLHSALPHSRVTILNEHGKLQTGTAPEIITEANLKALYQTDLRLVDVPALQRQICAITHL
- a CDS encoding ABC transporter substrate-binding protein; its protein translation is MLKHSLKKGLIALSLAACFALPLQAKVITDVEGNKIELPDNVQRVADLWHANNQIVLLLGGANKLVGTTTSIAANPWYSEVYPNIKNVPVLTNGETIQTEELLSHKPDAVLLSKKSMLTEVEQAALKGVRVSFQDFDGLKKTVRITAEVLGDKAPEIAENYIKELEGNIQFVESRLKGLKDEQRPTVLHITKGSDLFMIDGGKSMIGEWIKLAGGKSVLPDEANMVTVTVESIIQANPDVIIIGSSGNKAQAAIEKIKADPAWQSISAVKNNRIYANPTGTFPWDRYSAEEALQILWAAQLFHPEQFKDLNMVEKTQAFYKKYYDYVLSKENAEQILKGLSPIK